In Denitratisoma sp. DHT3, one DNA window encodes the following:
- a CDS encoding chemotaxis protein CheA — protein MDELYSVFAQEAREQLTELEAGLLRMEQGESDAETINAIFRAAHTIKGASGVVELTQIERFTHILENILDQLRNNDICVGSALITALLRGCDHLGALLSRVDQGQLEPDPQLETAGQSLADDLKVFLNGGSADRSGGLQEATATVERDGDVGATSDCWHISVRFGRNVLKNGMDPLAFLRYLLSLGEIANIVTLPNAIPAAEDMDPESCYLGFEIGFRSHADKASIERVFEFVRDECDLHILPPNSRVADYLQLIESLPEEPLRLGEILVKSGALTQEELDEGLRRQVASETLAQGLAKETGEEQPPSPPLGEILVKQQVVQPEIVEAAAAKQKQVAERKAADSRLIRVQADKLDQLIDLVGELVIAGASANLIAQKSGQSNLVETTSILSRLVENIRDSALQLRMVQIGETFNRFHRVVRDVSKEIAKDIELTISGAETELDKSVVEKIGDPLMHLVRNAMDHGIEPAEVRLARGKPARGRVELNAYHDSGSIVIQVVDDGGGLDKDKIQAKAIEKGLIQSGQLLSDQEIINLIFEAGFSTADKVSNLSGRGVGMDVVRKNIQALRGTVEVKTELGAGSCFTIRLPLTLAIIDGFLTSVGKSSYVIPLDMVVECIELQDATADRDYLNLRGEVLPFVRLREMFEIDGARPGRENVVVVQYLGQKAGIVVDHLLGEFQTVIKPLGTIFRNVRGIGGSTILGSGEVALILDVHALVSRCARLEEQRAQNTQGTHLVEAAN, from the coding sequence ATGGATGAGCTCTATAGCGTCTTCGCCCAGGAAGCGCGGGAACAACTCACGGAACTGGAAGCCGGCCTGCTGCGCATGGAGCAGGGCGAATCCGACGCGGAGACCATCAACGCCATTTTTCGCGCCGCCCACACCATCAAGGGCGCCTCCGGCGTGGTGGAACTGACCCAGATCGAACGTTTCACCCATATCCTGGAAAACATCCTCGACCAGTTGCGCAACAACGACATCTGCGTCGGCAGCGCACTGATCACCGCATTGCTGCGCGGCTGCGACCATCTGGGCGCGCTGCTGAGCCGGGTGGATCAGGGGCAACTCGAGCCGGACCCGCAACTGGAAACCGCGGGACAGAGCCTGGCGGACGATCTGAAAGTTTTCCTGAACGGCGGATCCGCCGATCGAAGCGGCGGCCTGCAGGAAGCGACCGCCACGGTGGAGCGCGACGGTGACGTCGGCGCCACCTCCGACTGCTGGCACATTTCGGTACGCTTCGGGCGCAACGTGCTGAAAAACGGCATGGACCCGCTGGCCTTCCTGCGCTATCTGCTGTCCCTGGGCGAAATCGCCAATATCGTCACCCTGCCCAACGCAATCCCCGCGGCGGAGGACATGGACCCCGAATCCTGCTACCTGGGATTCGAGATCGGTTTTCGCAGCCATGCCGACAAGGCGTCGATCGAGCGTGTTTTCGAATTCGTTCGCGACGAATGCGACCTGCACATTCTCCCGCCCAACAGCCGGGTCGCCGATTATCTGCAATTGATCGAGAGCCTGCCCGAGGAACCCTTGCGACTGGGCGAAATCCTGGTCAAGAGCGGCGCTCTGACCCAGGAGGAACTCGATGAGGGGCTGCGCCGCCAAGTGGCGTCGGAGACCCTCGCCCAAGGGCTGGCCAAGGAGACCGGCGAGGAACAGCCGCCCTCCCCTCCCCTGGGCGAAATCCTGGTCAAGCAACAGGTGGTGCAGCCCGAAATCGTCGAAGCCGCGGCCGCCAAGCAAAAACAGGTGGCGGAACGCAAGGCGGCGGATTCCCGGCTGATCCGGGTCCAGGCCGACAAACTCGACCAGCTCATCGATCTGGTGGGCGAACTGGTCATTGCCGGCGCCTCGGCGAATCTGATCGCCCAGAAGAGCGGGCAGAGCAATCTGGTGGAAACCACGTCCATCCTGTCCCGCCTGGTGGAGAACATCCGCGATTCCGCGCTGCAACTGCGCATGGTGCAGATCGGCGAGACCTTCAACCGCTTTCACCGGGTCGTCCGTGACGTCTCCAAGGAGATCGCCAAGGACATCGAATTGACGATCTCCGGCGCCGAGACGGAGCTCGACAAGTCGGTGGTGGAAAAGATCGGCGACCCCTTGATGCATCTGGTGCGCAATGCGATGGACCATGGCATCGAACCGGCGGAAGTGCGCCTCGCCCGCGGCAAACCGGCGCGGGGGCGGGTCGAGCTCAATGCCTACCATGATTCGGGCAGCATCGTGATCCAGGTCGTCGACGACGGCGGCGGCCTGGACAAGGACAAGATCCAGGCCAAGGCCATCGAGAAGGGCCTGATTCAATCCGGCCAGCTCCTGTCCGACCAGGAGATCATCAACCTGATCTTCGAAGCCGGCTTTTCCACGGCCGACAAGGTCAGCAACCTTTCCGGCCGCGGCGTCGGCATGGACGTGGTCCGCAAGAACATCCAGGCCCTGCGCGGCACGGTCGAAGTCAAGACCGAGCTCGGCGCGGGGTCCTGCTTCACCATCCGGCTGCCGCTGACGCTGGCCATCATCGACGGATTCCTGACCAGCGTCGGCAAGTCGTCCTACGTGATTCCGCTGGACATGGTGGTCGAATGCATCGAACTGCAGGACGCCACCGCCGACCGGGACTACCTGAATCTGCGCGGCGAAGTGCTGCCCTTCGTCCGGCTCAGGGAGATGTTCGAGATCGACGGCGCCAGACCCGGACGGGAGAACGTGGTCGTGGTGCAATACCTGGGACAGAAGGCCGGCATCGTGGTCGACCACCTGCTCGGCGAATTCCAGACCGTGATCAAGCCCCTGGGCACCATTTTCCGCAATGTGCGCGGCATCGGCGGCTCCACCATCCTGGGCAGCGGCGAGGTCGCGCTGATCCTCGACGTTCATGCCCTGGTCAGCCGCTGCGCCCGCCTCGAGGAGCAACGGGCACAGAACACCCAGGGCACCCACCTCGTCGAAGCCGCCAACTGA